The following proteins come from a genomic window of Acomys russatus chromosome 17, mAcoRus1.1, whole genome shotgun sequence:
- the LOC127201156 gene encoding oxidation resistance protein 1-like isoform X1 produces the protein MSVSNLSWLKKKSQSVDITAPGFNPLGAGKQAPQASKPPAPKTPIIEEEQNNSANTQKHPSRKSELKRFYTIGHRNGRGNYFMAEVICHPWKPEIPERTQTFHKFQRVYICKSTQVKFLSWWNLAIYM, from the exons GCTGAAGAAAAAGTCCCAGTCAGTGGATATTACTGCTCCAGGGTTCAACCCTCTGGGTGCAGGAAAGCAAGCCCCACAAGCCAGCAAGCCCCCAGCACCCAAGACTCCCATCATAGAAGAAGAGCAAAACAATTCAGCAAACACCCAGAAGCATCCTTCCAGGAAGAGTGAACTGAAGAGGTTCTACACAATTG GTCACAGGAATGGTAGAGGAAATTATTTCATGGCTGAAGTTATTTGTCATCCGTGGAAGCCAGAAATCCCTGAAAGGACCCAAACTTTTCATAAATTTCAGAGAGTATACATATGTAAAAGTACTCAGGTCAAGTTTTTAAGCTGGTGGAACTTGGcgatatatatgtaa